One region of Armigeres subalbatus isolate Guangzhou_Male chromosome 3, GZ_Asu_2, whole genome shotgun sequence genomic DNA includes:
- the LOC134228176 gene encoding uncharacterized protein LOC134228176 encodes MKAFLLALIIIHEVNSFATNISHIPGEEVKHVSNADLLLSRRKRFLVLPTGGIVILTIAAAKYLIFNSHGPTGYYQLIEYDMYYPAPDLKSRITQYQLGEVLTKPTGPILPPPMPPVTPPLPTTRLTPAPPTPPMTATTSMPPMEDPHHHHFGHEISEMELQEYLKSHPDTWVPPGYVKDRSDWFPQGTYNPYDRNSMTQTYASAMNSYSPSEEVYEEDPYAREFREDRYNISQHRDWEHFHHYRERRDLYHAVENAFGDDFRSKIQPCIMRAICEARNLLPSRGNSLVVDIVRLMFSVPLKDDLQDEYSRAMRHDNMNCTEVYGKECAVSILSLILFGKFESSHL; translated from the exons ATGAAAGCATTCTTACTTGCTTTGATAATTATTCACGAGGTCAACAGTTTTGCGACCAACATATCGCATATACCCGGTGAAGAAGTTAAACATGTGTCCAACGCTGATCTGCTATTGTCAAGAAGGAAGAGGTTTTTGGTACTTCCAACAGGTGGTATAGTTATT TTGACTATTGCGGCGGCCAAATATCTTATATTCAACTCACACGGACCTACTGGATACTATCAACTCATAGAGTACGATATGTATTACCCTGCTCCTGATTTGAAGAGCCGTATCACACAATATCAATTGGGCGAGGTATTAACGAAGCCTACCGGACCAATTTTGCCTCCACCAATGCCACCAGTAACGCCACCGCTTCCTACAACAAGATTAACTCCAGCTCCGCCAACTCCACCAATGACTGCAACAACAAGTATGCCTCCAATGGAGGATCCTCACCATCATCACTTTGGGCATGAAATATCGGAAATGGAACTACAGGAATACCTCAAGTCCCATCCGGACACATGGGTTCCCCCGGGATATGTCAAAGATCGTTCCGACTGGTTCCCACAGGGTACATACAATCCTTACGACCGAAACAGCATGACTCAAACTTACGCTTCAGCGATGAATAGTTACAGTCCATCGGAGGAGGTATACGAAGAAGATCCGTATGCACGTGAGTTTAGAGAAGACCGATACAACATCAGCCAGCATCGCGATTGGGAGCATTTCCATCATTATCGGGAAAGGCGCGATTTGTACCATGCTGTAGAAAACGCTTTTGGGGACGA TTTTCGCTCGAAGATACAACCCTGCATTATGCGAGCTATATGTGAGGCACGAAATTTGCTTCCTTCAAGGGGTAACTCCTTGGTGGTGGACATTGTGCGGCTTATGTTCAG tgTTCCACTTAAAGATGATCTTCAAGATGAATATAGCAGAGCTATGAGACACGACAACATGAATTGTACAGAAGTTTATGGAAAGGAATGTGCGGTCAGCATTTTATCTTTGATTCTTTTCGGAAAGTTTGAATCCTCACATTTATAA